The following are from one region of the Achromobacter xylosoxidans genome:
- a CDS encoding 50S ribosomal protein L25/general stress protein Ctc gives MKFNATARSVQGSSASRRLRRAGRVPAIVYGGTAAPLNIELDHNEIYHALRKEEFHASILQMALEGAAKEEQVLLRSVQWHAYKPQVLHVDFQRVDANQALHTKVPFHFINAEVSPAVKLGGAIISHVLTELEITCLPAALPQFIEVDLKDLLPGASVHLADIKLPKGVTYVPHGGDANPLLAATAVVKGGAAADEGAAEAPAA, from the coding sequence ATGAAATTCAATGCCACTGCGCGTAGCGTCCAGGGTTCGAGTGCGAGCCGCCGCCTGCGCCGCGCGGGCCGCGTTCCCGCCATCGTTTATGGCGGTACGGCTGCCCCCCTGAACATCGAACTCGACCACAACGAGATCTACCACGCCCTGCGCAAGGAAGAATTCCACGCGTCGATCCTGCAAATGGCGCTGGAAGGCGCAGCCAAGGAAGAGCAAGTCCTGCTGCGTTCGGTTCAATGGCACGCCTACAAGCCGCAAGTCCTGCACGTGGACTTCCAGCGCGTGGACGCCAACCAGGCCCTGCACACCAAGGTCCCGTTCCACTTCATCAACGCTGAAGTCTCGCCGGCCGTGAAGCTGGGCGGCGCCATCATCAGCCACGTCCTGACCGAACTGGAAATCACCTGCCTGCCGGCAGCGCTGCCTCAGTTCATCGAAGTGGACCTGAAGGATCTGCTGCCTGGCGCTTCGGTCCACCTGGCCGACATCAAGCTGCCCAAGGGCGTGACGTACGTGCCCCACGGCGGTGACGCCAACCCGCTGCTGGCCGCCACGGCCGTGGTCAAGGGCGGCGCTGCCGCCGACGAAGGCGCTGCCGAAGCTCCGGCCGCCTAA
- the pth gene encoding aminoacyl-tRNA hydrolase has translation MSTPIRLIVGLGNPGPDYETTRHNAGFWLADHLADDLRASFALEKSFFGMVAKSRLGADNVLLLKPNTYMNRSGQAVGALARFYKLTPEQVLVLHDELDLMPGQVKLKQGGGHAGHNGLKDIQAALGSPNFWRLRIGIGHPRTLGLAQQVADFVLHPPRREEQKEIEAVIDRCRAVVPAMLAGDFPLATRQLHSGNEA, from the coding sequence ATGTCTACTCCTATACGCCTCATCGTCGGCCTGGGTAATCCCGGCCCCGACTACGAAACGACCCGGCATAACGCCGGCTTCTGGCTGGCCGACCATCTGGCGGACGACTTGCGCGCTTCTTTTGCGCTGGAGAAGTCCTTTTTCGGCATGGTGGCCAAGTCCCGCCTGGGCGCCGACAACGTGCTGCTGTTAAAGCCCAATACCTACATGAATCGTTCCGGCCAGGCGGTCGGCGCGTTGGCCCGCTTCTACAAGCTGACGCCGGAGCAGGTGCTGGTGCTGCACGACGAACTGGACTTGATGCCGGGGCAGGTGAAATTGAAACAGGGCGGCGGCCACGCTGGCCACAATGGCTTGAAGGACATCCAGGCGGCCTTGGGCAGCCCCAACTTCTGGCGCCTGCGCATCGGCATCGGCCATCCCCGCACGCTGGGCCTGGCCCAGCAGGTGGCGGACTTCGTGCTGCATCCCCCGCGCCGCGAGGAACAGAAAGAGATCGAAGCGGTCATCGACCGGTGCCGCGCCGTGGTGCCAGCCATGCTGGCTGGCGATTTCCCGCTGGCGACACGCCAACTCCATAGCGGCAACGAGGCCTGA
- a CDS encoding type II CAAX prenyl endopeptidase Rce1 family protein — MTDQRQSASVSGGKLRFRSEVADFWRFIRHPHPASRLPGRAAASGLVADWWPGMGPGRLLAWAALLWAVNLFALGPVAVAAAGLGGVTHRLDPANIPWLTAVIWAPLVEEMLFRYGLRRPKQTLWLIPAMVPVVLWGPKVWTALLLAAFVILACWGARQRAEPLQGWDTTWRRYYLKHYGLVFHLVALTFAAVHLTNFVYSKTPYWLLPLLVLPQWLTGLVLGWMRVRRGIGAAILLHSAFNAGPILMIWIIMRWVPAAAA; from the coding sequence ATGACGGACCAGCGGCAATCGGCTTCAGTGTCTGGCGGAAAGCTGCGCTTTCGCAGCGAAGTCGCGGATTTCTGGCGCTTCATCCGCCATCCGCATCCGGCTTCGCGCCTGCCGGGGCGTGCTGCCGCGAGCGGCCTCGTGGCCGACTGGTGGCCGGGCATGGGGCCGGGTCGACTGCTGGCCTGGGCCGCGCTGCTGTGGGCCGTGAACCTGTTTGCATTGGGGCCTGTAGCCGTGGCCGCGGCCGGGCTGGGCGGCGTCACGCACCGGCTCGATCCCGCCAACATCCCCTGGCTGACCGCGGTGATCTGGGCGCCGTTGGTCGAAGAAATGTTGTTCCGCTATGGTCTGCGCCGCCCCAAGCAGACACTGTGGCTGATTCCGGCGATGGTGCCCGTGGTGCTATGGGGCCCCAAGGTCTGGACCGCTCTGCTGCTGGCCGCATTTGTCATCCTGGCATGCTGGGGCGCGCGTCAGCGCGCCGAACCGCTGCAAGGCTGGGATACGACCTGGCGGCGCTACTACTTGAAGCACTACGGCCTGGTGTTCCACCTGGTCGCGCTGACCTTCGCGGCGGTGCACCTGACCAACTTCGTCTACAGCAAGACGCCTTACTGGCTGTTGCCCCTGCTGGTGCTGCCACAGTGGCTCACGGGCCTCGTGCTGGGCTGGATGCGCGTGCGCCGCGGCATCGGCGCCGCCATATTGCTGCATTCCGCTTTCAATGCCGGCCCCATTTTGATGATCTGGATCATCATGCGCTGGGTTCCCGCCGCCGCAGCCTAA
- the ychF gene encoding redox-regulated ATPase YchF — protein sequence MALQCGIVGLPNVGKSTLFNALTRAGIAAENYPFCTIEPNVGVVEVPDQRLQKLAEIVKPERILSATVEFVDIAGLVAGASKGEGLGNQFLSHIRETDAIVNVVRCFEDPNVIHVAGKVDPIADIEVIETELALADLQTAEKALQRHQKTARSGDKESQRIVAVLEKCVAQLNEAKPIRALDLSTEEKADIAQLCFITAKRAMYVGNVADDGFTNNPLLDRLTEFAAARNAPVVAICAAIESEIVDLDDADRQAFLSDMGMEEPGLNRLIRAAFKLLGLQTYFTAGVKEVRAWTVPIGATAPQAAGVIHTDFERGFIRAQTISYDDYITYKGEQGAKEAGKMRAEGKEYIVQDGDVMNFLFNV from the coding sequence ATGGCTCTGCAATGCGGCATCGTCGGCCTGCCCAACGTAGGCAAATCGACCCTCTTCAACGCTCTGACCCGCGCCGGCATCGCCGCCGAAAACTATCCGTTCTGCACCATCGAACCCAACGTCGGTGTGGTCGAAGTGCCGGATCAGCGTCTGCAGAAGCTGGCTGAAATCGTCAAACCCGAACGCATCCTGTCCGCCACCGTCGAATTCGTCGACATCGCTGGCCTGGTGGCCGGCGCGAGCAAGGGCGAAGGCCTGGGCAACCAGTTCCTCTCGCATATCCGCGAAACCGACGCCATCGTCAACGTGGTGCGCTGCTTCGAAGATCCCAACGTGATCCACGTGGCCGGCAAGGTCGATCCCATCGCCGACATCGAAGTCATCGAAACCGAACTGGCCCTGGCCGACCTGCAGACCGCCGAAAAGGCGCTGCAACGCCACCAGAAGACGGCGCGTTCGGGCGACAAGGAATCGCAGCGCATCGTGGCCGTGCTGGAAAAGTGCGTGGCCCAGCTGAACGAAGCCAAGCCGATCCGCGCGCTGGACCTGTCCACCGAGGAAAAGGCCGACATCGCCCAGCTCTGCTTCATCACCGCCAAGCGCGCGATGTACGTGGGCAACGTGGCCGACGACGGCTTCACCAACAATCCGCTGCTCGACCGCCTGACCGAATTCGCCGCCGCGCGCAATGCGCCGGTGGTCGCCATCTGCGCCGCGATCGAATCCGAAATCGTCGACCTCGACGACGCCGACCGCCAGGCCTTCCTGTCGGATATGGGCATGGAAGAGCCCGGCCTGAACCGCCTGATCCGCGCCGCCTTCAAGCTGCTGGGCCTGCAGACCTACTTCACCGCCGGCGTGAAGGAAGTGCGCGCCTGGACCGTGCCGATCGGCGCCACCGCGCCCCAGGCCGCCGGCGTCATCCACACCGACTTCGAACGCGGCTTCATCCGCGCCCAGACCATTTCCTACGACGACTACATCACTTACAAGGGTGAGCAGGGCGCCAAGGAAGCGGGCAAGATGCGCGCGGAAGGCAAGGAATACATTGTGCAGGATGGGGACGTGATGAACTTCTTGTTCAACGTCTAA
- a CDS encoding ligand-binding protein SH3, which translates to MKPDRRYLVVQAHASEFPNPMLVRKGDRVAVGERYDGPEGWPDWYLCTPADQQAGFVPAQFLDRHADGSATMLEDFTNKELDVAQGEILRGERELNGWVWVVRLIGEEAGWVPLENLRLCDHTIC; encoded by the coding sequence ATGAAGCCCGACCGCCGCTACCTCGTCGTCCAGGCCCACGCCAGCGAGTTCCCCAACCCCATGCTGGTGCGCAAGGGCGATCGCGTCGCCGTCGGCGAACGGTACGATGGCCCGGAGGGCTGGCCCGACTGGTATCTGTGCACGCCAGCAGACCAGCAAGCCGGCTTCGTGCCGGCGCAATTCCTGGACCGCCACGCCGACGGCAGCGCGACAATGCTGGAGGATTTCACCAACAAGGAACTGGATGTCGCGCAAGGCGAAATACTGCGCGGAGAACGCGAATTGAATGGATGGGTGTGGGTGGTCAGGCTTATTGGTGAAGAGGCGGGCTGGGTGCCGCTTGAAAACCTGCGTCTGTGCGATCACACCATCTGCTGA